The Streptomyces tendae genome has a window encoding:
- a CDS encoding YbjN domain-containing protein, whose amino-acid sequence MTIDPSSIPNFGGQQPEPQPQGPAGPVVPDQDLVKQLLDQMELKYVVDDEGDLAAPWEQFRTYFMFRGEDDQQIFSVRTFYDRPHQIEEKAQLLESIDDWNRRTLWPKVYTHTHDDGTVRLIGEAQMLIGMGVSLEHFVSSTVSWVRAAIEFDKWLVEQLGLESEINDADKPDDDA is encoded by the coding sequence GTGACCATCGACCCGTCCTCGATTCCGAATTTCGGGGGCCAGCAGCCCGAGCCGCAGCCCCAAGGACCGGCGGGCCCCGTCGTCCCGGATCAGGACCTCGTGAAGCAGCTCCTCGACCAGATGGAGCTCAAGTACGTCGTCGACGACGAGGGTGACCTCGCGGCGCCGTGGGAGCAGTTCCGCACCTACTTCATGTTCCGCGGCGAGGACGACCAGCAGATCTTCTCGGTGCGGACGTTCTACGACCGGCCGCACCAGATCGAGGAGAAGGCACAGCTCCTCGAGTCCATCGACGACTGGAACCGCCGCACCCTGTGGCCCAAGGTCTACACGCACACCCACGACGACGGCACGGTCCGTCTCATCGGTGAGGCGCAGATGCTGATCGGCATGGGCGTGAGCCTGGAGCACTTCGTCTCCTCGACGGTCAGCTGGGTGCGGGCCGCCATCGAGTTCGACAAGTGGCTCGTCGAGCAGCTCGGCCTGGAGTCGGAGATCAACGACGCGGACAAGCCGGACGACGACGCGTAA
- a CDS encoding DUF1707 SHOCT-like domain-containing protein — protein MTAQPAPRDDDRGGLRASHDDREAVVEQLRDAAAEGRIDLDELDERLERALTAKTYAELDALTADLPSPPAPADLPPLELKGGLHGASRGPGRWEVPAHVIARGGLSGVKLDFSRAECRLPEVTVEVYGEAAGVTIVLPDGWAADTIAMDPGIGGLRDSTTPDRLPGTPLIRLTGTGGMAGVVVRHPNRWERRKLRTNPVRD, from the coding sequence ATGACAGCCCAGCCGGCCCCGCGCGACGACGACCGAGGCGGCCTGCGAGCCTCCCACGACGACCGGGAGGCGGTGGTGGAGCAGCTGCGCGACGCGGCGGCCGAGGGGCGCATCGACCTCGACGAGCTGGACGAGCGGCTGGAGCGGGCGCTCACCGCGAAGACCTACGCGGAGCTGGACGCCCTCACCGCGGACCTGCCGAGCCCGCCGGCCCCCGCCGACCTGCCGCCTCTGGAGCTGAAGGGCGGCCTCCACGGAGCGTCCCGCGGCCCCGGCCGCTGGGAGGTTCCCGCGCATGTGATCGCGCGCGGCGGCCTGTCAGGAGTGAAGCTCGACTTCAGCCGCGCCGAGTGCCGGCTGCCCGAGGTCACGGTGGAGGTGTACGGCGAGGCGGCGGGCGTCACGATCGTCCTCCCCGACGGCTGGGCGGCCGACACCATCGCGATGGACCCCGGCATCGGCGGTCTGCGGGACTCGACCACCCCCGACCGCCTCCCCGGCACCCCGCTGATCCGCCTCACCGGCACCGGCGGCATGGCGGGAGTGGTCGTCCGCCACCCCAATCGCTGGGAACGCCGCAAGCTGAGGACCAACCCCGTACGCGACTAG
- a CDS encoding SCO4225 family membrane protein gives MPISDRFRPRRLLALATDSLPARAYLGLVALGVVVLFLAPDSPYAMAPALLTAPLSFLPVVLPFGAGGGAAEVATAVLHGGWLLLCALVNAAAFGALARRPDRAPSARPHSGRTLLAAAVDNWPARVYVAVVAAALGTFLYAVLLSPDPGFAGIWPILAAAPLSFLAAAASAPAEYHSLPWLGTLVFSAGVVLAGLVNAVLIGLLARTVRVRAAGR, from the coding sequence ATGCCGATCTCCGACCGCTTCCGCCCGCGGCGACTCCTCGCACTCGCCACGGACAGTCTGCCCGCCCGCGCCTATCTGGGCCTCGTCGCCCTCGGTGTCGTGGTGCTGTTCCTGGCCCCGGACAGTCCCTACGCCATGGCACCGGCGCTGCTCACCGCGCCGCTCTCCTTCCTGCCCGTGGTCCTGCCCTTCGGGGCGGGGGGCGGGGCGGCCGAGGTGGCGACGGCCGTGCTGCACGGCGGGTGGCTGCTGCTGTGCGCCCTGGTGAACGCCGCCGCGTTCGGCGCGCTCGCCCGCAGACCGGACCGGGCGCCCTCGGCGCGCCCTCACAGCGGGCGGACCCTGCTCGCCGCTGCCGTGGACAACTGGCCCGCGCGGGTCTACGTCGCCGTGGTCGCGGCGGCCCTGGGCACCTTCCTGTACGCCGTGCTGCTGTCGCCGGACCCCGGGTTCGCGGGGATATGGCCCATCCTCGCGGCGGCGCCGCTCAGCTTCCTCGCCGCGGCGGCCTCGGCACCCGCCGAGTACCACTCGCTCCCCTGGCTCGGCACGCTGGTCTTCTCCGCCGGCGTGGTCCTGGCCGGACTGGTCAACGCCGTGCTCATCGGACTGCTCGCCCGGACGGTGAGGGTCCGGGCCGCGGGACGGTGA